GCGCCTTTTACGCGGCGTTGATCTGGATCAACATGCTCCTCGGGCTCTTTCTGACGCCGCTCTTTTTGATTCCACTGACTTGGGTTCAGGACGCGCTGAAGGCCAAGAAGGCGCAGTCCGCCTAAGGGCGGCTGGAGCCGCCAAAGCCAGGAGATGAGCCTGGCGGGATTTTTGAGGGTGGGCCGGCGCCGAGTGCGTCGGCCTTTCTTTTTGTTCGGACCCGCCAACCGGTCCAGTCCACCCCCAACCGTCCCGCCCGCCCCCAGTGTGAGGAGAGTCGGTGGGCCGACAGGCCGGCGGCGTGGCCCACGACTTCAACAACCTGCTGGGGAAAGAACTCGCCTTGATCCGGTTGGCCTTCGGGGGCAACTGCTTGCGAAGCCGTTCACCCACGCAAAGCTGGCCTCCACTGTGCGCGCGGTGCTCGATGGAGCGCCTCCACGCGCCTGACCTTCGACCCCACCCCGTGATATGCTTGAGTCACGGGAATCAGGCTGACGAGCGTCTGGCAGACGGACGCGTCCAAGAATCGTCGAGCAACGAGGAGCGCATTGTCAGATCTACATACACGGCTCAGATCGGAGACCGCTGACCTCCATGAGGCGTTGGAGGCGTTGCCGTTCTTCGAGGCGCTCGCGGCCGGTCGCCTCTCCGGGCTTGCCGTGCTCAGCCTCCTTCGCAGCCTGAGCATCGTCCATGCGGTCCTCGAACGAGCGCTCGCGCAGGCGTCGGAGCAGCGCGTGACGGCGATGGCCGCGCACACCGTGCCGAAAGTCCCGCTCCTCGTGGCCGATCTCGCCTTGGCAGGGGCCGCGGACCTGCCGAGCATTCCGGCCGCGATTGATGGCGCGCTGGACTGCGGGGCCGAGGTGCTCGCGCACGCGGATCGCCCATTGAGCCTCATCGGCACGCTGTATGTCCTCGAAGGCTCGCAGGCTGGCGGCAGGGCGCTGCAGCAGGCGTATGCCCGCTGCTTGGAGGTGGCCGACCAGCGGCTCTCGTACTTCGGATGCTACGGGGAGGACACGCCCGCCCGATGGGCGTCGTTCACGGAGCGCCTGCGTGGGCTCGACCTCACCGACGACGAAGCGACCGAAGTCGTGGCGTCCGCGGTGCGGTGTTTCGAGCTCGTGACGGTGATCTATCGGGCGCTCGAGCCGTATGACGCGTCGGACGTTCGGCATCACGTGGCGGTCATCAACTTCGAGGC
This portion of the Gemmatimonadota bacterium genome encodes:
- a CDS encoding biliverdin-producing heme oxygenase; its protein translation is MSDLHTRLRSETADLHEALEALPFFEALAAGRLSGLAVLSLLRSLSIVHAVLERALAQASEQRVTAMAAHTVPKVPLLVADLALAGAADLPSIPAAIDGALDCGAEVLAHADRPLSLIGTLYVLEGSQAGGRALQQAYARCLEVADQRLSYFGCYGEDTPARWASFTERLRGLDLTDDEATEVVASAVRCFELVTVIYRALEPYDASDVRHHVAVINFEAGHHAMPQDPREIALALRAARTAWALHPYLAERFGDRGRRFTNSDSCWLVALARTPTPSVTKNLTWLRTVLASRGIPTVVLESHLTAIAQALALEFPEDLDVRTRFEPFLATLAAERAAPAGHQALQSLVDEFDDRLRQSDGYTVPHAAQLIHAAWVDERSGIPNALAATSDWFVDASRFSIQWIAAVHDLLTALDQTERPTPC